From Micromonospora rhizosphaerae, the proteins below share one genomic window:
- a CDS encoding TetR/AcrR family transcriptional regulator → MGRTSDARNKILGAAATLLEQRGYSALGVAEICATAGVPKGSFYYFFESKQALALTVIDEHWARQRRQWEELLSSDRDPLRRLRDLFEATEEVQRAGQEQAGLVAGCLFGNLALELSNQAEEIRRRLQEIFEAQIDLIERIVVEAKEQGQAGPSVDAREAARSIVAQIEGRVLLAKLLNDPAQLETLWRNCLNLLQVPPHERPAD, encoded by the coding sequence ATGGGACGGACTAGTGACGCGCGGAACAAGATCCTCGGTGCGGCCGCAACGCTGCTGGAACAGCGCGGATATTCGGCGCTGGGCGTGGCGGAGATCTGCGCGACGGCGGGCGTGCCGAAGGGCAGCTTCTACTACTTCTTCGAGTCCAAGCAGGCGCTCGCCCTCACCGTCATCGACGAGCACTGGGCGAGGCAGCGCCGGCAGTGGGAGGAACTGCTCAGCAGCGACCGCGACCCGTTGCGCCGCTTGCGGGACCTGTTCGAGGCCACCGAGGAGGTGCAACGCGCCGGGCAGGAGCAGGCCGGCCTCGTCGCCGGCTGCCTGTTCGGCAACCTGGCCCTCGAACTCAGCAACCAGGCGGAGGAGATCCGCCGCCGGCTCCAGGAGATCTTCGAGGCCCAGATCGACCTCATCGAGCGGATTGTCGTGGAGGCGAAGGAGCAGGGCCAGGCCGGCCCGTCGGTCGACGCCCGGGAGGCCGCCCGGTCCATCGTCGCCCAGATCGAGGGACGGGTCCTGCTCGCGAAGCTGCTCAACGATCCGGCCCAACTCGAGACGCTGTGGCGCAACTGCCTGAACCTGCTCCAGGTGCCGCCGCACGAGCGGCCGGCCGACTGA
- a CDS encoding MBL fold metallo-hydrolase, with product MPQAALGPEVPKAGYVLEEIADGVFWLSEGMYQMMFVVTDEGVVAVDAPPTLGHNILRAIRSVTSRPITQVVYSHQHSDHVGAISVYPEDVPRYAHRITAQRLALLGDPNRPPPTHVFDDTLTIEAGNHSLQLDYKGPNHAEGNIFIYAPTQRVLMLVDVIFPGWVPFSNLAVSANIPGFVNAQEQTLEYPFEKLVGGHVTRPGTPDDVRTQIEYVQDLRSTTEAALSSVDLEKILTPVDATNAWAIFRAYLDAVAAQAADELVPRWSQRLGGADIFTLPNAWAMAEALRLDYGSMGPFGIAP from the coding sequence GTGCCGCAGGCCGCCCTGGGTCCCGAGGTCCCCAAGGCCGGTTACGTCTTGGAGGAGATCGCCGACGGCGTGTTCTGGCTCAGTGAGGGCATGTACCAGATGATGTTCGTGGTCACGGACGAAGGTGTTGTCGCCGTCGACGCGCCACCCACCCTCGGCCACAACATTCTCCGCGCAATCCGCAGCGTGACCAGCCGCCCCATCACCCAGGTCGTCTACAGCCACCAGCACTCCGACCACGTCGGCGCCATCTCGGTCTACCCCGAGGACGTACCACGCTATGCCCACCGCATCACAGCGCAACGACTCGCGCTGCTCGGCGACCCCAACCGTCCCCCGCCGACACACGTGTTCGACGACACCCTGACGATCGAAGCGGGAAACCACAGCCTCCAACTCGACTACAAGGGCCCCAACCACGCCGAGGGAAACATCTTCATCTACGCCCCGACACAACGCGTCCTGATGCTCGTGGACGTGATCTTCCCCGGCTGGGTCCCGTTCTCCAACCTCGCGGTCTCCGCGAACATCCCCGGCTTCGTCAACGCCCAGGAACAGACCCTCGAATACCCCTTCGAGAAGCTCGTCGGCGGACACGTCACCCGGCCCGGCACCCCGGACGACGTCAGGACCCAAATCGAATACGTGCAAGACCTGCGCTCCACCACCGAGGCAGCGCTCTCCTCGGTTGACTTGGAGAAGATTCTGACCCCGGTTGACGCCACCAACGCCTGGGCCATCTTCAGGGCCTACCTCGACGCCGTGGCCGCCCAAGCCGCCGATGAACTCGTTCCGCGTTGGAGCCAACGTTTGGGCGGTGCCGACATATTTACCCTGCCGAACGCGTGGGCAATGGCCGAAGCCCTACGGCTGGACTACGGCAGCATGGGCCCGTTTGGCATCGCGCCTTGA
- a CDS encoding NAD(P)H-binding protein produces MVDRDLVLIPGPGGVGRAVLDQLRAHDVPVRAMVRRDDDRAAELRALGADVVLGDLTRPESVAAALEGVGRMYFAMPVSPDHLLAATVVATVAREHGELAGLIGMSQLTVSQMTATSTAESHHQRLHWLAEQVLNWSGLPVVHIRPTSFLDNPLFTTLAARSIRENGTVALPFGTGRTSPVAVDDVARVVATVLRDPAPHIGQVYELTGPRTVDMTQVAEEFSRALGRPVSYIDLPLDRWRSEVLAMVGLPPHTEQHIATMARLHRENRYDRASNDVERVTGVPAQTIEAFVAARRDFYLG; encoded by the coding sequence ATGGTTGACAGAGACCTTGTTCTCATCCCCGGCCCCGGTGGGGTGGGCCGCGCCGTCCTCGACCAACTGCGCGCGCATGACGTGCCGGTGCGCGCGATGGTCCGCCGCGACGACGATCGTGCGGCTGAGTTGCGTGCACTCGGCGCGGATGTCGTCCTCGGTGATCTGACCCGACCCGAGAGCGTCGCGGCCGCGCTGGAGGGTGTCGGACGGATGTACTTCGCGATGCCCGTGTCGCCGGACCATCTGCTGGCGGCGACCGTGGTGGCCACCGTGGCGCGGGAGCACGGGGAACTGGCGGGCCTGATCGGCATGTCGCAGTTGACGGTGTCGCAGATGACCGCCACCAGCACCGCCGAGTCACACCATCAGCGGCTGCACTGGCTGGCCGAGCAGGTACTGAACTGGTCGGGCCTGCCGGTGGTGCACATCCGGCCGACGTCGTTCCTGGACAATCCGCTGTTCACCACGCTGGCGGCGCGGTCGATCCGGGAGAACGGCACGGTCGCGCTGCCTTTCGGCACCGGGCGCACCTCGCCGGTCGCCGTGGACGACGTCGCCCGGGTGGTCGCCACCGTGCTCCGCGACCCGGCTCCGCACATCGGGCAGGTCTACGAGCTGACCGGGCCACGCACCGTCGACATGACGCAGGTGGCCGAGGAGTTCTCCCGGGCACTAGGGCGTCCGGTGTCCTATATAGACCTGCCGCTGGACCGGTGGCGGTCCGAGGTGCTCGCGATGGTTGGCCTGCCGCCACACACCGAACAGCACATCGCCACCATGGCCCGCCTGCACCGTGAGAACCGCTACGACCGCGCGTCCAACGACGTCGAACGCGTGACGGGCGTACCCGCCCAGACGATCGAGGCGTTCGTGGCCGCTCGCAGGGACTTCTACCTGGGCTGA
- a CDS encoding DUF7710 domain-containing protein, producing the protein MNDSRSAQPAPTVWVFHGEGARFASGVFASRADGLDWVAQHRLTGILSEYPLGEGCYDWALARGRFRPSKPHHGKPGHVAEFSPSLDHVHVTDGATD; encoded by the coding sequence GTGAACGACAGCCGGAGCGCCCAACCGGCCCCGACGGTGTGGGTCTTCCATGGCGAGGGGGCGCGCTTCGCGTCTGGTGTCTTCGCTTCCCGGGCCGACGGGCTTGACTGGGTGGCTCAGCACCGTCTCACCGGCATCCTCAGCGAATATCCCCTCGGGGAGGGCTGCTACGACTGGGCCTTGGCCCGGGGCCGGTTCCGGCCAAGCAAGCCACACCACGGCAAGCCCGGCCATGTTGCCGAGTTCTCCCCCAGCCTGGATCACGTCCACGTCACCGACGGCGCAACGGACTAG
- a CDS encoding peroxiredoxin has translation MPIEVGAEAPDFVLKDQNNQEVRLSDFRGKRTVLLVFYPLAFTGICQGELCEVRDNLNEYVNDDVQVLTVSVDSVYAHKIWADREGYQFPLLADFWPHGAVAQAYGVFNDVAGIANRGTFVIDKAGVVRFAEMNMPGEPRDQEGWRKALTETVAA, from the coding sequence ATGCCCATCGAGGTTGGCGCCGAGGCGCCCGACTTCGTGCTCAAGGACCAGAACAACCAGGAGGTCCGGCTCTCGGACTTCCGCGGCAAGCGCACGGTGCTGCTGGTCTTCTACCCGCTGGCCTTCACCGGCATCTGCCAGGGTGAGCTGTGCGAGGTGCGGGACAACCTCAACGAGTACGTCAACGACGATGTCCAGGTGCTGACGGTCAGCGTCGACTCGGTCTACGCCCACAAGATCTGGGCCGACCGGGAGGGCTACCAGTTCCCGCTGCTGGCCGACTTCTGGCCGCACGGCGCGGTCGCCCAGGCGTACGGCGTCTTCAACGACGTCGCGGGCATCGCCAACCGGGGCACGTTCGTGATCGACAAGGCCGGCGTGGTCCGGTTCGCCGAGATGAACATGCCGGGCGAGCCGCGGGACCAGGAGGGCTGGCGCAAGGCGCTCACCGAGACCGTGGCCGCCTGA
- a CDS encoding DUF3052 domain-containing protein: MSATAGQAADGVRSLADRFGIEPGMVVMEMGYDDDVDQDLRDALTDRVGELVDEDTDEVVDSVLVWYRDGDGDLFELLVDALGPLADNGVVWLLTPKAGREGHVEPSEVAESAQTAGLQQTSTINAGRDWSGARLVLRRGSKGRK, from the coding sequence GTGAGCGCGACCGCTGGTCAGGCCGCCGACGGGGTACGCAGCCTGGCGGACCGGTTCGGGATCGAGCCGGGGATGGTCGTCATGGAGATGGGGTACGACGACGACGTCGACCAGGATCTCCGGGACGCCCTGACCGACCGGGTTGGAGAGCTGGTCGACGAGGACACCGACGAGGTGGTCGACTCGGTGCTCGTTTGGTACCGGGACGGCGACGGTGACCTCTTCGAGCTCCTCGTCGACGCCCTCGGGCCGCTGGCCGACAACGGCGTGGTGTGGCTGCTGACGCCCAAGGCCGGGCGGGAGGGCCACGTCGAGCCGAGCGAGGTCGCCGAGAGCGCACAGACCGCTGGCCTCCAGCAGACGTCCACGATCAACGCGGGTCGGGACTGGAGCGGCGCTCGCCTCGTGCTCCGGCGCGGGTCCAAGGGCAGGAAGTAG